A stretch of Mesoplodon densirostris isolate mMesDen1 chromosome 7, mMesDen1 primary haplotype, whole genome shotgun sequence DNA encodes these proteins:
- the CFAP68 gene encoding cilia- and flagella-associated protein 68 yields the protein MSKFFQYGWRCTTNEDAYSNRTLMGNWNQERYDLKNIVQPKPLPSQFGHYFETTYDTSYNNKIPLSTHRYKREPHWFPGHQPELVPPPYKCKEKSTYMSSYSEPQIEHHSVCVWNPNNCQFQNP from the exons ATGTCCAAGTTTTTCCAGTATGGATGGAGATGTACCACTAATGAAGATGCCTATTCAAACCGTACCCTCATGGGCAACTGGAACCAGGAAAGATATGACCTAAAGAATATCGTGCAGCCCAAACCCTTGCCTTCCCAG TTTGGACACTATTTTGAAACGACATATGATACAAGCtacaacaacaaaataccactTTCAACCCATA gGTATAAGCGAGAGCCTCACTGGTTCCCAGGACATCAACCTGAGCTGGTTCCTCCTCCATACAAATGCAAAGAAAAGTCAACTTACATGAGTAGCTATTCAGAGCCTCAAATTGAGCATCACTCTGTTTGTGTGTGGAATCCTAATAACTGCCAATTTCAGAATCCATGA
- the LOC132493566 gene encoding TATA-box-binding protein-like — translation MDQNNSFPHYAQGLASPQGAMTPGIPIFSPMMPYGTGLTPQPIQSTNSLSILEEQQRQQRQQQQQQQQAAVAAVQQSTSQQATQGASSQTPQLFHSQTLTTAPLPGTTPLYPSPMTPMTPITPAMPGSESSGIVPQLQNIVSTVNLGCKLDLKTIALRARNAEYNPKRFAAVIMRIREPRTTALIFSSGKMVCTGAKSEEQSRLAARKYARVVQKLGFPAKFLDFKIQNIVGSCDVKFPIRLEGLVLTHQQFSSYEPELFPGLIYRMIKPRIVLLIFVSGKVVLTGAKVRAEIYEAFENIYPILKDFRKTT, via the coding sequence ATGGATCAGAACAACAGCTTCCCACATTATGCCCAGGGCCTGGCCTCCCCTCAGGGTGCCATGACTCCTGGAATCCCTATCTTTAGTCCGATGATGCCGTATGGCACAGGACTGACTCCGCAGCCTATTCAGAGCACCAACAGTCTGTCTATTTTGGAAGAACAGCAAAGGCAGCAGCggcaacaacagcagcagcagcagcaggcggCAGTGGCAGCCGTTCAGCAGTCGACCTCCCAGCAGGCAACCCAGGGGGCCTCCAGCCAGACACCACAGCTTTTCCACTCACAGACTCTTACGACCGCACCCTTGCCGGGCACCACTCCCCTGTATCCCTCCCCCATGACTCCCATGACCCCCATTACCCCTGCCATGCCAGGCTCGGAGAGCTCTGGGATTGTGCCGCAGCTGCAAAATATTGTATCCACAGTGAATCTTGGCTGTAAACTTGACCTAAAGACCATTGCACTTCGTGCCCGGAATGCTGAATATAATCCCAAGCGGTTTGCTGCTGTAATCATGAGAATAAGAGAGCCCCGGACCACTGCACTGATATTCAGTTCTGGGAAGATGGTGTGCACAGGAGCCAAGAGTGAAGAACAGTCCAGACTAGCAGCAAGAAAATATGCCAGGGTTGTACAGAAGTTGGGTTTTCCAGCTAAATTCTTGGACTTCAAGATTCAGAACATAGTGGGGAGCTGTGACGTGAAGTTCCCTATAAGGTTAGAAGGCCTTGTGCTTACCCACCAACAGTTCAGTAGTTATGAGCCAGAGTTATTTCCTGGTTTAATCTACAGAATGATCAAACCGAGAATTGTTctccttatttttgtttctggaaAAGTTGTATTAACAGGTGCTAAAGTCAGAGCAGAAATTTATGAAGCCTTTGAGAACATCTACCCTATTCTAAAGGATTTCAGGAAGACAACGTAA
- the CRYAB gene encoding alpha-crystallin B chain, translating to MDIAIHHPWIRRPFFPFHSPSRLFDQFFGEHLLESDLFPASTSLSPFYLRLPSFLRAPSWIDTGLSEMRLEKDRFSVNLDVKHFSPEELKVKVLGDVIEVHGKHEERQDEHGFISREFHRKYRIPADVDPLTITSSLSSDGILTVNGPRKQVSGPERTIPITREEKPAVTAAPKK from the exons ATGGACATCGCCATCCACCACCCCTGGATCCGCCgccccttctttccttttcactCTCCCAGCCGCCTCTTTGACCAGTTCTTTGGCGAGCACCTGTTGGAGTCTGATCTCTTCCCAGCTTCTACTTCCCTGAGCCCCTTCTACCTTCGGCTGCCTTCGTTTCTGCGGGCACCCAGCTGGATTGACACTGGGCTCTCAGAG ATGCGGCTGGAGAAGGACAGATTCTCTGTCAACCTGGATGTGAAGCACTTCTCCCCAGAGGAACTCAAGGTCAAGGTGCTGGGAGATGTGATTGAGGTGCACGGCAAACATGAAGAGCGCCAG GATGAACACGGCTTCATCTCCCGGGAGTTCCACCGGAAATACCGGATCCCAGCTGATGTGGACCCTCTCACCATTACTTCATCCCTGTCATCTGATGGCATCCTCACTGTGAATGGACCAAGGAAACAGGTCTCCGGCCCTGAGCGCACCATTCCCATCACCCGTGAAGAGAAACCTGCTGTCACTGCAGCCCCCAAGAAGTAG
- the HSPB2 gene encoding heat shock protein beta-2, with amino-acid sequence MSGRSVPHAHPATAEYEFANPSRLGEQRFGEGLLPEEILTPTLYHGYYVRPRAAQVGQGSRAGASELRLSEGKFQAFLDVSHFTPDEVTVRTVDNLLEVSARHPQRLDRHGFVSREFCRTYVLPADVDPWRVRAALSHDGILNLEAPRGGRHLDTEVNEVYISLLPAPPDPEEEEAASVEP; translated from the exons ATGTCGGGCCGCTCGGTGCCACATGCCCACCCGGCCACCGCCGAGTACGAGTTTGCCAACCCGAGCCGCCTGGGCGAGCAGCGCTTCGGGGAAG GCCTCCTGCCAGAAGAGATCCTGACCCCCACCCTCTACCATGGCTACTATGTCCGGCCCCGGGCTGCCCAAGTTGGGCAGGGCAGCAGGGCAGGGGCCTCTGAGCTTCGGCTCAGTGAGGGCAAGTTCCAGGCGTTTCTGGATGTGAGCCACTTTACCCCCGATGAGGTAACCGTGAGGACTGTGGACAACCTACTGGAGGTGTCTGCCCGGCACCCCCAGCGCCTGGACCGCCATGGCTTCGTGTCCAGAGAGTTCTGCCGAACCTACGTCCTGCCTGCTGATGTGGACCCCTGGCGGGTCCGCGCTGCTCTCTCCCATGATGGCATCCTCAACCTGGAGGCGCCTCGGGGTGGCCGACATTTGGACACAGAGGTCAATGAGGTCTACATCTCCCTGCTCCCTGCACCTCCTGAtccagaggaagaggaggcagcCAGTGTTGAGCCCTGA
- the C7H11orf52 gene encoding uncharacterized protein C11orf52 homolog produces the protein MGNRLCCGGSWSCPSTFQRKKKMGSQARWTLKQQQQQQQNGTKGHDLTGHTYELVLKQPVSQERSQGFRSEDSSLHYADIQVCSLTQTRSAQEVKHLQLENATEYATLYFPQSTPRYDSKNGTLV, from the exons ATGGGAAACCGGCTCTGCTGCGGGGGAAGCTG GAGCTGCCCATCAACtttccagaggaaaaagaaaatgg GGAGCCAAGCAAGATGGACattaaagcagcagcagcagcagcaacagaatGGCACAAAG GGCCATGACCTAACGGGACATACGTATGAGCTGGTGTTAAAGCAGCCAGTGTCTCAGGAGAGGAGTCAAGGCTTCAGGTCGGAGGACAGCAGCTTACACTATGCAGACATTCAAGTGTGCAGCCTAACCCAGACACGCTCTGCCCAGGAGGTGAAGCACCTACAGCTAGAAAATGCTACAGAGTACGCGACCCTTTACTTCCCCCAGTCCACACCCCGCTATGACAGCAAGAATGGAACCCTAGTATga